In Nymphaea colorata isolate Beijing-Zhang1983 chromosome 13, ASM883128v2, whole genome shotgun sequence, one DNA window encodes the following:
- the LOC116266937 gene encoding uncharacterized protein At4g06598-like, with the protein MANYKGVTNTGIWSYPGRQQSHLPPKSPFPSVTSGFVDYGSTHATSSRGIPNPREGLKHHQRTSSESCLIDEQPSWLDDLLNEPETPVRKGGHRRSSSDSFAYLEAPRSFSDIDSFSQWEPIYGNVPSMPSRGSLDFQRAKDDYHTSFYSNTNSFGVQPMNRRWTSTPNSIHSGGHKVAKNNAKSASTESLTTQKDGQLVAAQKQSTVAAQKQSTEDSTPTEQKGSPEKVEGSHAKPSSSEADTKRVKQQFAQRSRVRKLQYIAELERNVQALQAEESEISAELEFLDRQRLILSLENKALRQRLESMSQEQLVKYLEQDMLEREVQRLRMLLYQQQQRYDQQASIATSRDLDSQFAALSLGHSQGNSNRDPLGGPLRI; encoded by the exons ATGGCAAACTACAAAGGCGTCACAAACACTGGTATTTGGTCATATCCAGGAAGACAGCAATCACATCTGCCTCCTAAGAGCCCTTTTCCGAGTGTAACTTCTGGCTTTGTAGATTATGGCTCTACTCATGCAACATCATCAAGAGGCATTCCAAACCCAAGAGAGGGACTTAAACATCACCAGCGTACTTCCTCTGAGAGCTGTCTCATTGATGAGCAACCTTCATGGCTTGATGACCTGCTCAATGAGCCTGAGACACCTGTTAGGAAAGGGGGTCACCGCCGTTCCTCGAGTGACTCTTTTGCTTATTTGGAAGCACCTAGAAGTTTCTCTGACATAGATAGTTTCTCTCAGTGGGAACCTATATATGGAAATGTACCTTCCATGCCATCACGAGGATCTTTGGATTTTCAACGAGCTAAAGATGACTACCACACTTCTTTCTACTCCAACACAAATTCTTTTGGGGTACAACCAATGAATAGACGATGGACATCAACTCCAAACAGTATACATTCAGGTGGTCATAAAGTTGCAAAAAATAACGCCAAGTCTGCTAGCACAGAATCATTAACTACTCAGAAAGACGGGCAACTTGTAGCTGCTCAAAAACAGAGTACAGTAGCTGCTCAAAAACAGAGTACAGAGGATTCCACTCCTACTGAGCAGAAAGGATCCCCAGAAAAAGTAGAAGGCTCACATGCTAAGCCATCATCATCCGAGGCAGATACAAAACGTGTAAAACA GCAATTTGCTCAACGTTCTCGGGTTCGTAAGCTTCAGTATATAGCTGAATTGGAAAGAAATGTTCAGGCTTTGCAG GCTGAAGAATCTGAAATTTCAGCTGAACTGGAATTTCTTGATCGACAACGTCTCATACTAAGTTTAGAGAACAAGGCATTAAGGCAGCGATTAGAAAGCATGTCTCAAGAGCAACTTGTGAAGTACT TGGAGCAGGATATGTTGGAGAGGGAAGTTCAGAGGTTAAGAATGTTATTGTATCAGCAGCAGCAACGCTACGATCAGCAGGCCTCCATTGCAACTTCCAGGGACCTGGATTCACAGTTTGCTGCCCTCTCTCTGGGCCACAGTCAGGGCAATTCCAACCGGGACCCCCTTGGTGGGCCTCTCCGCATCTGA
- the LOC116267293 gene encoding protein ARV 2-like isoform X3: MVPPKEMNFRCIHCGFPVETLFIQYSPGNIRLMKCENCRSVADEYIECEIMILLIDLVLHKSKAYHHLLNNFPKLNGVYLELLLSSFFGILVFLCILYPACKYLQKSPRKAIRFNQVLLATLVSSYFKIVLIAMMVWQFPVTAIFIIDMFALSSNAVALKVLMQITMVESVAACIIAHSAKLLVNYIALLAI; encoded by the exons ATGGTACCTCCCAAAGAGATGAATTTCAGGTGTATCCACTGTGGCTTCCCTGTGGAAACTCTGTTCATTCAGTACTCTCCTGGGAACATCAGGCTGATGAAATGC GAAAATTGTAGATCAGTTGCTGATGAGTACATCGAGTGTGAAATCATG ATCCTTTTGATCGATCTTGTTTTGCATAAATCAAAGGCATATCACCACTTGTTAAACAATTTTCCAAAGCTTAATGGGGTTTACCTTGAG CTGCTATTAAGTTCATTCTTTGGGATCCTTGTCTTTCTTTGCATTCTATATCCTGCTTGCAAATACTTACAGAAGTCACCCAGAAAAGCCATTAG ATTCAATCAAGTTCTGTTGGCAACACTTGTTTCAAGCTACTTCAAGATTGTGTTGATAGCCATGATG GTCTGGCAGTTTCCAGTAACTGCAATATTTATCATTGACATGTTTGCTCTCTCTTCAAATGCAGTGGCTTTGAAAG TATTAATGCAGATAACCATGGTGGAGAGTGTTGCAGCATGTATAATTGCACATTCGGCAAAATTACTAGTTAACTACATAGCGTTGTTGGCTATTTGA
- the LOC116267293 gene encoding protein ARV 2-like isoform X2, with translation MVPPKEMNFRCIHCGFPVETLFIQYSPGNIRLMKCENCRSVADEYIECEIMILLIDLVLHKSKAYHHLLNNFPKLNGVYLEGLLWKSALSFMLLDALTNSLHLCLQLLLSSFFGILVFLCILYPACKYLQKSPRKAIRFNQVLLATLVSSYFKIVLIAMMVWQFPVTAIFIIDMFALSSNAVALKVLMQITMVESVAACIIAHSAKLLVNYIALLAI, from the exons ATGGTACCTCCCAAAGAGATGAATTTCAGGTGTATCCACTGTGGCTTCCCTGTGGAAACTCTGTTCATTCAGTACTCTCCTGGGAACATCAGGCTGATGAAATGC GAAAATTGTAGATCAGTTGCTGATGAGTACATCGAGTGTGAAATCATG ATCCTTTTGATCGATCTTGTTTTGCATAAATCAAAGGCATATCACCACTTGTTAAACAATTTTCCAAAGCTTAATGGGGTTTACCTTGAG GGATTGTTATGGAAGTCTGCTCTGTCTTTCATGTTGCTGGACGCAT TAACCAATTCCTTGCATCTTTGCCTACAGCTGCTATTAAGTTCATTCTTTGGGATCCTTGTCTTTCTTTGCATTCTATATCCTGCTTGCAAATACTTACAGAAGTCACCCAGAAAAGCCATTAG ATTCAATCAAGTTCTGTTGGCAACACTTGTTTCAAGCTACTTCAAGATTGTGTTGATAGCCATGATG GTCTGGCAGTTTCCAGTAACTGCAATATTTATCATTGACATGTTTGCTCTCTCTTCAAATGCAGTGGCTTTGAAAG TATTAATGCAGATAACCATGGTGGAGAGTGTTGCAGCATGTATAATTGCACATTCGGCAAAATTACTAGTTAACTACATAGCGTTGTTGGCTATTTGA
- the LOC116267293 gene encoding protein ARV 2-like isoform X1, whose translation MVPPKEMNFRCIHCGFPVETLFIQYSPGNIRLMKCENCRSVADEYIECEIMILLIDLVLHKSKAYHHLLNNFPKLNGVYLEGLLWKSALSFMLLDAYRQFVLYRSNEKWVPTRCSSFPWLFGKLLLSSFFGILVFLCILYPACKYLQKSPRKAIRFNQVLLATLVSSYFKIVLIAMMVWQFPVTAIFIIDMFALSSNAVALKVLMQITMVESVAACIIAHSAKLLVNYIALLAI comes from the exons ATGGTACCTCCCAAAGAGATGAATTTCAGGTGTATCCACTGTGGCTTCCCTGTGGAAACTCTGTTCATTCAGTACTCTCCTGGGAACATCAGGCTGATGAAATGC GAAAATTGTAGATCAGTTGCTGATGAGTACATCGAGTGTGAAATCATG ATCCTTTTGATCGATCTTGTTTTGCATAAATCAAAGGCATATCACCACTTGTTAAACAATTTTCCAAAGCTTAATGGGGTTTACCTTGAG GGATTGTTATGGAAGTCTGCTCTGTCTTTCATGTTGCTGGACGCAT ACAGGCAGTTTGTATTATATAGAAGTAACGAAAAATGGGTTCCAACTCGATGTTCAAGTTTCCCTTGGCTATTTGGAAAG CTGCTATTAAGTTCATTCTTTGGGATCCTTGTCTTTCTTTGCATTCTATATCCTGCTTGCAAATACTTACAGAAGTCACCCAGAAAAGCCATTAG ATTCAATCAAGTTCTGTTGGCAACACTTGTTTCAAGCTACTTCAAGATTGTGTTGATAGCCATGATG GTCTGGCAGTTTCCAGTAACTGCAATATTTATCATTGACATGTTTGCTCTCTCTTCAAATGCAGTGGCTTTGAAAG TATTAATGCAGATAACCATGGTGGAGAGTGTTGCAGCATGTATAATTGCACATTCGGCAAAATTACTAGTTAACTACATAGCGTTGTTGGCTATTTGA
- the LOC116267297 gene encoding uncharacterized protein LOC116267297, with protein MAAEDQIAVGDRGQLSPSRACWVHLVCCLPLAFGFLVTHKAYGWNFTTHYWQTTALLWVSACPFVLLAYSLLRRNRQSNSFYRAIGRGLLALPAGALLNASGAIILGAPIGFQYFTRTLNWSLLMSFFTVVPAASVYGWSWSDWKRIFAHFKPSSDVDYTVCLPAHGAILGAWFGAWPMPLDWERPWQEWPICVTYGAITGYLLGSVASLISILALRRGHHVKTE; from the exons ATGGCAGCCGAAGACCAGATCGCTGTGGGAGATCGTGGGCAGTTGTCTCCTTCAAGGGCATGCTGGGTTCACCTGGTCTGTTGCCTTCCCTTAGCCTTTGGTTTCTTGGTTACCCACAAAGCCTATGGATGGAACTTCACGACCCACTACTGGCAGACCACTGCTCTGCTTTGG GTATCGGCCTGCCCGTTTGTGTTGCTTGCATATAGTCTTCTTCGGCGAAATCGTCAGAGCAATTCG TTTTACAGGGCTATCGGACGGGGACTGCTGGCACTCCCTGCCG GTGCCCTCCTAAATGCCTCTGGAGCAATTATACTGGGTGCACCAATTGGCTTTCA GTATTTCACAAGGACTTTGAACTGGTCCCTTCTCATGTCTTTTTTCACG GTTGTCCCAGCAGCTTCTGTTTATGGATGGTCATGGTCAGATTGGAAACGTATATTTGCACATTTCAA GCCAAGTAGTGATGTGGACTATACAGTTTGTCTACCAGCACATGGAGCTATACTTGGTGCATGGTTTGGGGCTTGGCCTATGCCGCTTGATTGGGAAAGGCCTTGGCAG GAGTGGCCAATTTGTGTGACCTATGGTGCCATTACTGGTTATCTACTTGGGTCAGTGGCATCTTTGATTTCCATACTTGCCCTTCGTAGAGGTCATCATGTGAAGACAGAGTAA